In one window of Romboutsia hominis DNA:
- a CDS encoding membrane lipoprotein lipid attachment site-containing protein translates to MKKIIVFLMLATILTGCSMDIKIHKFNSYKDAKDIIERGWIPENIPTNATNIQEVHNLDSNKANGRFIIPKDETDKFIQTLEKVDKKSVLDDKFIETKWFNEKDIKEKIKNNKLTVGTKDDNIYAVSKNGDVYYWAK, encoded by the coding sequence ATGAAGAAAATAATAGTATTTTTAATGTTGGCAACTATATTGACAGGATGTAGTATGGATATAAAAATCCATAAGTTTAATAGCTATAAAGATGCTAAAGATATAATAGAAAGAGGTTGGATTCCTGAAAATATCCCAACTAATGCTACCAATATACAAGAAGTTCATAACTTAGATTCCAATAAAGCAAATGGAAGATTTATAATACCAAAAGATGAAACAGATAAATTTATACAAACATTAGAAAAGGTAGATAAAAAAAGTGTACTAGATGATAAGTTTATAGAAACTAAATGGTTTAATGAAAAAGATATAAAAGAAAAAATCAAAAATAATAAGCTTACTGTAGGCACAAAAGACGATAATATATATGCAGTAAGTAAAAATGGCGATGTTTACTACTGGGCTAAGTAG
- a CDS encoding DUF898 family protein, whose protein sequence is MESRFEGGLLGLIGVNILAWLITAFTLGLATPWAMCIKYRWEAENTVIEGRRLEFKGTGSSLFFNYIKWLVLTIITLGIYGFWLYIKLLQWKTENTVFKD, encoded by the coding sequence ATGGAATCAAGATTTGAAGGTGGATTACTAGGACTTATTGGAGTTAATATATTAGCTTGGTTAATAACTGCTTTTACGTTAGGATTAGCCACACCGTGGGCTATGTGCATAAAATATAGATGGGAAGCCGAAAATACGGTAATAGAAGGAAGAAGGCTCGAATTTAAAGGTACTGGATCTAGCTTATTTTTTAACTATATAAAATGGCTAGTATTAACTATAATAACTCTTGGTATATATGGTTTTTGGTTATATATAAAATTATTACAATGGAAAACTGAAAATACTGTATTTAAAGATTAA
- a CDS encoding ABC-2 transporter permease gives MNNIMNLTKMSLINFKAILKQVGIIIIMWLFVSAINPSFIGALSSMITIVGVPQLMSYEDVSGIDNLIGVIPVKRSEYVISRYVIGIITMISSMLIVSVIYHIIEVDINLDLLLTTVILSSTLIISMLIPTMIKYGAIKGKFITMAITLATIFCSMPIVDILQNPSKQLKNIIDYINNINPLIVSIIISILTILISMIISIKIYDKKEFK, from the coding sequence ATGAATAATATAATGAATCTTACTAAAATGAGTTTAATAAATTTTAAAGCAATACTTAAGCAAGTTGGTATAATAATTATAATGTGGTTATTTGTATCAGCAATCAATCCTTCATTTATAGGTGCTTTATCTTCAATGATTACAATTGTTGGTGTACCACAGCTTATGTCTTATGAAGATGTAAGTGGTATAGATAATTTGATAGGAGTAATTCCTGTAAAAAGAAGTGAGTACGTTATATCGAGATATGTAATTGGTATTATAACAATGATATCATCAATGCTTATAGTAAGTGTTATATACCATATAATAGAAGTTGATATAAATTTAGATTTACTATTAACTACAGTAATATTATCATCTACATTAATTATTAGTATGTTAATTCCAACAATGATTAAATATGGTGCAATAAAGGGAAAATTCATAACTATGGCTATAACTTTAGCTACAATATTTTGTTCAATGCCAATTGTAGATATACTTCAAAATCCTTCAAAACAGCTAAAAAATATAATAGACTATATAAATAATATAAATCCTTTAATAGTATCAATAATTATAAGTATTTTAACTATTTTAATATCTATGATAATATCCATAAAGATATATGATAAAAAAGAGTTCAAATAA